In one Curtobacterium citreum genomic region, the following are encoded:
- a CDS encoding TrmH family RNA methyltransferase yields the protein MVPSTGPAHRGDHAPELPPTHEATTNGVGPHPEPWPDDPRLDPELLAAGDTRNVVDRFRYWSMDAIVAELDTRRHGFDVAIENWQHDLNIGSIVRSANAFLAGTVHIVGRRRWNKRGAMVTDRYQHVRYHPDVDAFLAAMRDEGRPVVAIDNTPGAERIETAAIPERCVFLFGQEGPGLTEAAVAGADAHLEITQFGSTRSINASAAAAIVMHAWVVQHAALPAS from the coding sequence GTGGTCCCGTCGACGGGACCGGCCCACCGGGGCGACCACGCGCCGGAGCTGCCGCCGACGCACGAGGCGACCACCAACGGCGTCGGGCCGCACCCCGAGCCGTGGCCGGACGACCCGCGGCTGGACCCGGAGCTCCTCGCCGCCGGGGACACCCGCAACGTCGTCGACCGGTTCCGCTACTGGTCGATGGACGCGATCGTCGCCGAGCTCGACACCCGTCGGCACGGGTTCGACGTGGCGATCGAGAACTGGCAGCACGACCTGAACATCGGGTCGATCGTGCGCAGCGCGAACGCGTTCCTGGCCGGGACCGTGCACATCGTCGGACGGCGGCGGTGGAACAAGCGCGGGGCCATGGTGACCGACCGGTACCAGCACGTCCGGTACCACCCCGACGTCGACGCGTTCCTCGCGGCGATGCGCGACGAGGGCCGACCCGTCGTGGCGATCGACAACACCCCGGGGGCCGAACGCATCGAGACGGCGGCGATCCCGGAGCGGTGCGTGTTCCTGTTCGGGCAGGAGGGGCCGGGGCTCACCGAGGCGGCCGTCGCGGGGGCGGACGCACACCTCGAGATCACGCAGTTCGGGTCGACGCGGAGCATCAACGCCTCGGCGGCGGCTGCGATCGTCATGCACGCGTGGGTCGTGCAGCACGCGGCGCTGCCGGCCTCCTGA
- a CDS encoding LacI family DNA-binding transcriptional regulator: MGHGTPASADGTPATTEHKPATIYDVAARAGVSKSLVSLVLQRSPRVSDQRRQAVLTAIQELDYRPSTAAVSLAGTRSRTIGVVLDDFRNQWFVDLLTGLRESLQDQGHRLVVADRFLNTGLDASPVEGFLSMRVEGIVIAGEPDTDLAIPASMPVVVAGGRATLPRADTVANDDRAGGRMAAEHLLSLGHTRIGFVGASSAASAERLTGLRTEVPTVVTSVMRGEPTEAAGAQAVGHLLDEHPDVTAVFAANDVMALGALSALADRGLRVPEDVSVMGYDDTPLAATAYVALTSIDDRSVEIGRGAGERLLARIADPTAPAQETLVEPRLVARRTTARR, from the coding sequence ATGGGACACGGCACGCCCGCCAGCGCAGACGGCACGCCAGCGACGACGGAGCACAAGCCCGCCACCATCTACGACGTGGCCGCCCGTGCCGGGGTGTCGAAGTCCCTCGTCTCGCTCGTGCTGCAGCGCTCCCCCCGGGTGAGCGACCAGCGCCGACAGGCGGTCCTGACGGCCATCCAGGAGCTCGACTACCGCCCCTCGACCGCCGCGGTCTCGCTCGCCGGCACCCGGAGCCGCACGATCGGCGTCGTGCTCGACGACTTCCGGAACCAGTGGTTCGTCGACCTGCTGACCGGTCTGCGCGAGTCGCTCCAGGACCAGGGGCACCGCCTGGTGGTGGCGGACCGGTTCCTCAACACCGGCCTCGACGCCTCGCCGGTCGAGGGATTCCTGTCCATGCGAGTCGAGGGCATCGTCATCGCCGGCGAGCCCGACACCGACCTCGCGATCCCCGCGAGCATGCCCGTCGTGGTCGCCGGCGGTCGCGCGACCCTCCCCCGCGCCGACACCGTTGCCAACGACGACCGCGCCGGCGGCCGGATGGCCGCAGAGCACCTGCTGTCGCTCGGGCACACGCGCATCGGCTTCGTGGGCGCGAGCTCCGCCGCCTCCGCGGAGCGGCTGACCGGTCTGCGGACAGAGGTGCCGACGGTCGTCACGAGCGTGATGCGCGGCGAGCCCACCGAGGCCGCCGGCGCCCAGGCAGTCGGGCACCTGCTGGACGAACACCCCGACGTCACGGCGGTGTTCGCCGCGAACGACGTCATGGCGCTCGGTGCGCTGTCCGCCCTGGCCGACCGAGGCCTGCGCGTCCCCGAGGACGTGTCCGTGATGGGATACGACGACACCCCGCTCGCCGCCACCGCGTACGTGGCGCTGACGAGCATCGACGACCGGAGCGTGGAGATCGGCCGCGGCGCCGGGGAGCGGTTGCTCGCCCGCATCGCCGACCCGACCGCACCAGCGCAGGAGACCCTCGTCGAGCCCCGCCTGGTCGCCCGCCGGACGACCGCACGACGCTAG